From the genome of Denticeps clupeoides chromosome 4, fDenClu1.1, whole genome shotgun sequence, one region includes:
- the abca1a gene encoding phospholipid-transporting ATPase ABCA1a isoform X2, with amino-acid sequence MAVSTQLGLLLWKNFTYRRRQTLQLIIEVIWPLFIFFILISVRHFYPPYEQHECHFPNKAMPSAGTLPWVQGIICNANNPCFRYPTPGETPGMVGNFNDSIISRLFTDASKILLYSQNDKSLEGYKGLVRALRKLQRNTAGFKLKDFLRDNESLSVFLERNVTLPRHAVQQIVEADVNLEKVLIKGFGVHLKDLCNQTSLEDFVSIADKNVSRLTQDIICQSSNDWLDEAEEHFLSNLDFLKPIRQDVRSNPAVVQEVSTATDGLLESLGSLAVELVGMKSWRDLRTEILYLTGNATRSPNHMYQAVSRIVCGHPEGGGLKIKSLNWYEDNNYKALFGNHGNDSDDEPVSVYDNSSTPYCNKMMKNLESSPISRMIWKALKPLLMGKILYTPDTPATKKIIHEVNKTFQELGVLRDLGGMWEEMRPTLWNFLENSEEMDLVRTLLQNNASARFLNLKLSGTEYRVEDISKFLSKTPEDKGLSGTIYTWRDVFNETDQAILTISRFMECVNLDKLEPVANEERMVNKSMKLLDDRKFWAGIVFPDMQANTSDLPPNVSYKIRMDIDNVERTNKIKDGYWDPGPRADPFEDLRYVWGGFSYLQDVIEHSIIRALTGSKEKTGVYIQQMPYPCYVDDIFLRVMSRSMPLFMTLAWMYSVAIIIKGVVYEKEARLKETMRIMGLHNGILWISWFISSLIPLLMSAGLLVLILKMGNLLPYSDPGVVFLFLGSFGIVTIMQCFLISTLFSRANLAAACGGIIYFTLYLPYVLCVAWQDYVGFGAKIFVSLLSPVAFGFGCEYFALFEEQGVGIQWSNLLSSPLEEDSYSLTTSISLMMFDAVLYGIMTWYIEAVFPGQYGIPRPWYFPFTKSYWCGEKCGGTSTSVDKKSNAEVCIEEEPAHLNPGVYIENLLKVYSHGNKLAVDGLTLGFYEGQITSFLGHNGAGKTTTMSILTGLFPPTSGTAYILGKDIRTDLNAIRQNLGVCPQHNVLFSMLTVEEHIWFYARLKGLPEETVKAEMEQIVMDVGLPHKRKSRTSQLSGGMQRKLSVALAFVGGSKVVILDEPTAGVDPYARRGIWDLLLKYRQGRTIILSTHHMDEADILGDRIAIISHGKLCCVGSSLFLKTQLGTGYYLTLVKRDFDLSLSSCRNSSSTVSYVKKEDDVSESSSDAGLGSDHESETTTIDVSLISNVIFKHVPSARLVEDLGHELTYILPYESAKAGAFVELFHEIDDRLTDLGISSYGISDTTLEEIFLKVAEDSGVDAEMSDGNIPIRRNRRHAFGDHQSCLRPFTEDDVFDSNDSEESRETDCLGVSDGKGSYQVKGWSLKRQQFVALLWKRFLYARRSRKGFFAQIVLPAVFVCIALVFSLIVPPFGKYPSLQLEPSMYDEQFSFISNDAPEDTHTNKLLGALTENKGLGCSYPEEHHSECNLADEDWTVPEIPESVVDIFLTRNWTMENPSPLCECSCEGRKKMLPECPPGAGGLPPPQVKITATETLQNLTGRNISDYLVKTYAQIIGKSLKNKLWVNEFRYGGFSVGASSSQILPSPDEVHDAISHIRSRFSLRAGTAADRFFGSLSSFIKGLDTKNNVKIWFNNKGWHSIGSFLNVMNNGILRASLPPGEDGNKFSIQAFNHPLNLTKEQLSQVALMTTSVDVLVSICVIFAMSFVPASFVVFLIQERVSKAKHMQFISGVQPFLYWLANFVWDMCNYVVPATLVIIIFVCFQQEAYVSSTNLPVLALLLLLYGWSITPLMYPASFFFKIPSTAYVVLTSVNILIGINGSVSTFVLELFGSNEIGGINDILKNVFLIFPHFCLGRGLIDMVKNQAMADALERFGENRFRSPLAWDMVGKNLFAMAVEGVVFFCITVLIQYRFCIKAGSLSSPLKPIGEEDEDVARERQRILCGGGQSDILELRHLTKVYKKKQKPAVDRLCVGIPPGECFGLLGVNGAGKTSTFKMLTGDSVVTSGEAYLAGKSVLTEIDEVHQNMGYCPQFDAINDLLTGREHLEFYAILRGVPEKEVCEVAEWGIRKLGLVKYVDKAAGSYSGGNMRKLSTAMALIGGPPVVFLDEPTTGMDPKARRALWNCILSIIKEGRSVVLTSHSMEECEALCTRMAIMVNGRFRCLGSVQHLKNRFGDGYTIILRVAGPDPDLGRVMEFIERELPGSTLKEKHRNMLQYQLPSSLTSLARIFSLLANNKGHLRIEDYSVSQTTLDQVFVNFAKDQSDEDHLKDISINKTDAVVDFSQLDAFLEDAKAKETIV; translated from the exons GTCCTCATAAAGGGTTTTGGTGTCCATCTCAAAGACCTGTGCAACCAGACATCTCTGGAGGACTTTGTGTCCATAGCTGACAAGAACGTGTCACGACTGACCCAAGATATCATCTGCCAGTCCTCTAATGACTGGCTTGATGAGGCAGAGGAACACTTCCTCTCCAACCTGGACTTCCTGAAGCCGATACGA CAAGATGTGAGGTCTAACCCTGCGGTCGTGCAAGAGGTATCCACAGCAACAGATGGTCTGCTAGAGAGCCTGGGATCTTTAGCAGTGGAG CTGGTGGGCATGAAGAGCTGGCGTGACTTGCGCACTGAGATCCTGTACCTGACGGGCAATGCCACCCGCTCTCCCAACCACATGTACCAGGCGGTGTCACGCATTGTCTGCGGTCACCCTGAGGGGGGTGGTCTCAAGATCAAATCCCTCAACTGGTACGAGGACAACAACTATAAGGCTCTGTTTGGAAATCATGGAAACGACAGTGATGATGAGCCAGTGTCCGTCTATGACAACTCCTCCA CTCCATACTgtaataaaatgatgaaaaatttGGAGTCCAGTCCCATCTCACGAATGATCTGGAAGGCCTTGAAGCCTCTTCTAATGGGCAAGATCCTCTACACACCTGACACACCGGCAACAAAGAAGATCATTCATGAG GTGAATAAGACCTTTCAGGAGCTGGGCGTGCTGCGAGATCTTGGTGGCATGTGGGAAGAGATGAGACCTACACTCTGGAACTTTTTGGAGAACAGTGAGGAGATGGACCTAGTCAGG ACTCTGCTCCAGAACAATGCCAGTGCCCGGTTTCTTAACCTGAAACTGAGTGGGACAGAATATAGGGTGGAGGACATCTCCAAATTCCTGTCTAAAACACCTGAAGACAAGGGATTGTCTGGCACTATCTACACTTGGAGGGATGTGTTCAACGAGACGGACCAGGCCATACTGACAATCTCCCGCTTCATGGAG TGTGTCAACTTAGACAAGCTGGAGCCTGTGGCCAATGAGGAGCGCATGGTGAATAAGTCTATGAAGCTGCTGGATGACCGCAAGTTCTGGGCTGGCATTGTGTTCCCAGACATGCAGGCCAACACCTCTGACCTGCCACCAAATGTCAGCTACAAGATACGCATGGACATTGATAATGTGGAACGCACCAACAAGATAAAGGACGG GTATTGGGATCCTGGTCCCAGAGCAGACCCGTTTGAGGACCTTCGTTATGTTTGGGGTGGCTTCTCCTACCTGCAAGATGTCATTGAGCACAGCATCATTCGTGCCCTGACTGGCAGCAAGGAGAAGACTGGCGTTTACATCCAGCAGATGCCCTACCCCTGCTATGTTGATGACAT TTTCCTGCGTGTGATGAGCCGCTCCATGCCTCTCTTCATGACCCTGGCCTGGATGTACTCTGTCGCCATCATCATCAAGGGCGTGGTCTATGAGAAAGAGGCCCGTCTAAAGGAAACCATGAGGATCATGGGATTGCACAATGGCATCCTGTGGATAAGCTGGTTCATCAGCAGCCTCATCCCTCTGCTGATGAGTGCCGGACTGCTGGTGCTCATCCTCAAG ATGGGTAACCTCTTGCCATACAGTGACCCAGGTGTGGTCTTTTTGTTCCTGGGTTCTTTTGGCATTGTAACAATCATGCAGTGCTTCCTCATCAGTACGCTATTCTCCCGGGCCAACCTCGCCGCTGCCTGCGGGGGTATCATCTACTTCACTCTCTATCTGCCCTATGTGCTCTGTGTGGCCTGGCAAGACTATGTGGGCTTTGGTGCCAAGATATTTGTG AGCCTACTGTCTCCCGTGGCCTTTGGATTTGGCTGTGAGTACTTTGCGCTGTTTgaggagcagggtgtggggatcCAATGGAGCAACCTGCTGTCCAGCCCACTGGAAGAAGACAGCTACAGCCTTACCACATCCATCAGCCTGATGATGTTTGACGCGGTGCTTTATGGCATCATGACCTGGTACATTGAGGCTGTCTTCCCAG GACAATACGGGATTCCCAGGCCATGGTATTTCCCTTTCACTAAGAGCTACTGGTGTGGAGAGAAATGTGGAGGTACCTCAACGTCAGTAGACAAGAAAAGCAATGCTGAAG TTTGTATAGAGGAGGAGCCTGCTCACCTTAATCCTGGTGTCTACATTGAGAACCTGTTGAAGGTCTATAGCCATGGAAACAAGCTGGCAGTGGATGGCCTGACCTTGGGCTTTTATGAGGGTCAGATCACATCCTTTTTGGGCCACAATGGAGCTGGAAAAACCACCACCAT GTCCATCCTTACTGGCCTCTTCCCGCCAACTTCTGGGACGGCCTATATCCTTGGCAAGGATATTCGCACAGACCTCAATGCCATCAGACAGAACCTGGGTGTCTGTCCTCAGCACAATGTCCTCTTCAGCAT GCTGACAGTAGAAGAGCATATCTGGTTCTATGCCCGCCTGAAGGGGCTGCCCGAAGAGACGGTGAAAGCAGAGATGGAGCAGATTGTCATGGATGTCGGACTTCCACACAAACGCAAATCTCGCACCAGCCAGCTGTCTG GAGGGATGCAAAGGAAACTTTCTGTTGCTCTGGCATTTGTTGGAGGATCCAAAGTTGTAATTTTGGACGAGCCAACTGCTGGAGTAGACCCTTATGCCCGCAGAGGCATCTGGGATCTTCTTCTCAAGTATCGTCAAG GCCGCACAATAATCCTCTCCACTCATCACATGGATGAAGCAGACATCTTGGGTGACCGTATCGCAATCATCTCCCATGGGAAACTGTGCTGCGTTGGCTCCTCTCTTTTCCTGAAAACTCAGCTGGGGACAGGGTACTACTTGACCTTGGTCAAAAGAGACTTTGACCTCTCGCTCAGTTCCTGCAGAAATTCCAGCAGCACCGTCTCCTATGTCAAGAAA GAGGATGATGTCTCAGAGAGCAGTTCTGATGCTGGTTTAGGTAGTGACCATGAGAGTGAAACCACTACTATTG ATGTGTCCCTCATTTCTAATGTGATTTTCAAGCATGTTCCTTCCGCTCGTCTGGTTGAAGACCTGGGTCATGAGCTCACATACATCCTGCCCTACGAGTCAGCAAAGGCTGGGGCTTTTGTGGAGCTTTTCCATGAGATCGATGACCGCCTTACTGATCTTGGAATTTCCAGCTATGGGATCTCCGACACAACACTGGAGGAG ATCTTCCTGAAAGTGGCTGAGGACAGTGGTGTGGATGCTGAAATGTCAG ATGGCAACATTCCGATACGCAGAAACCGCAGACATGCATTTGGAGACCATCAGAGCTGCTTGCGTCCTTTCACTGAGGATGATGTATTTGACTCAAATGACTCTGAAG AATCACGCGAGACAGACTGCCTTGGAGTTTCAGATGGCAAAGGCTCCTATCAGGTTAAGGGCTGGAGCCTGAAGAGGCAGCAGTTTGTGGCCTTGCTGTGGAAGAGGTTCCTCTACGCCCGCCGTTCAAGAAAAGGTTTCTTCGCTCAG ATTGTGTTACCGGCTGTCTTCGTGTGCATCGCTCTGGTCTTCAGTCTCATAGTTCCTCCATTTGGAAAGTACCCCAGCCTGCAGCTGGAGCCTAGCATGTACGATGAACAGTTCTCCTTCATCAG caatgACGCCCCTGAGGATACTCACACAAACAAGCTGCTAGGAGCTCTTACTGAAAATAAGGGATTAGGATGTAGCTACCCAGAAGAGCACCATTCCGAGTGTAATTTGGCAGACGAGGACTGGACTGTGCCCGAGATTCCGGAGAGTGTGGTGGACATCTTCCTCACCAGGAACTGGACTATGGAGAACCCCTCTCCCTTGTGTGAGTGCAGCTGTGAAGGTCGTAAGAAGATGCTGCCTGAATGCCCCCCTGGAGCTGGAGGCCTCCCTCCTCCACAG GTTAAAATCACTGCAACGGAAACTTTGCAGAATCTGACTGGCAGGAACATTTCTGACTACCTGGTGAAAACCTACGCTCAGATAATTGGCAAGAGTTTGAAGAACAAGCTCTGGGTCAATGAATTTAG ATATGGAGGATTCTCAGTGGGCGCAAGTAGTTCTCAGATCCTGCCGTCTCCCGACGAGGTTCATGATGCAATCTCTCACATCAGGAGTCGCTTCAGCCTGCGGGCA GGGACAGCCGCTGACCGCTTCTTTGGCAGCCTTTCCAGTTTCATCAAAGGCCTGGACACAAAGAACAATGTCAAG ATTTGGTTTAACAACAAAGGCTGGCACAGTATTGGCTCCTTTTTGAATGTGATGAACAATGGGATCCTGCGTGCCAGCCTGCCCCCTGGAGAGGATGGCAACAAGTTTAGCATCCAGGCATTCAACCACCCACTCAACCTCACAAAAGAGCAGCTTTCACAGGTGGCACT gATGACCACCTCAGTAGATGTGCTGGTGTCCATCTGCGTGATCTTTGCCATGTCCTTCGTCCCAGCGAGCTTCGTTGTTTTCCTGATTCAGGAACGTGTCAGCAAGGCCAAGCACATGCAGTTCATTAGCGGAGTGCAGCCATTCCTCTACTGGCTTGCCAACTTTGTTTGGGATATG TGCAACTACGTCGTCCCGGCAACACTGGTCATCATCATTTTTGTGTGCTTCCAACAAGAGGCGTATGTCTCCTCCACCAATCTACCAGTTTTGGCCTTGTTGCTTTTGCTCTATGG TTGGTCCATCACACCTTTGATGTATCCAGCCTCATTCTTCTTCAAGATTCCCAGCACAGCCTATGTGGTCCTAACCAGTGTTAACATCCTCATTGGCATCAATGGCAGTGTCTCTACTTTTGTGCTTGAGCTTTTTGGCAGTAAT GAGATTGGCGGTATAAATGACATCCTGAAGAATGTGTTCCTCATCTTCCCTCACTTCTGTCTGGGTCGTGGCCTCATTGATATGGTGAAGAACCAGGCTATGGCTGATGCACTGGAGAGATTTG GTGAGAACCGCTTCCGTTCCCCGTTGGCGTGGGACATGGTGGGAAAGAATCTCTTTGCCATGGCTGTGGAGGGTGTAGTGTTCTTCTGCATCACCGTGTTGATCCAGTACCGCTTTTGCATCAAGGCCGG GTCTCTCAGTAGCCCCCTGAAGCCCATTggggaggaagatgaggacgTTGCCAGAGAGCGGCAAAGAATTCTGTGTGGGGGAGGACAGTCTGACATACTGGAGCTCAGACATCTGACTAAA gtttacaaaaagaaacagaagccAGCAGTGGACCGCCTGTGTGTGGGCATCCCCCCTGGAGAG TGCTTTGGCCTGCTTGGCGTGAACGGAGCTGGAAAGACGAGCACTTTCAAAATGCTCACGGGAGACTCTGTGGTTACCAGTGGGGAAGCTTATCTAGCTGGTAAAAG TGTGTTGACAGAAATAGACGAGGTCCATCAGAACATGGGCTACTGTCCCCAGTTTGATGCCATCAACGACCTGCTGACAGGCAGAGAACACCTGGAGTTCTATGCCATTCTGCGAGGGGTGCCTGAGAAGGAAGTGTGTGAG GTGGCAGAGTGGGGCATTCGCAAGCTGGGACTGGTGAAGTATGTGGATAAAGCAGCAGGGAGCTACAGTGGGGGGAACATGCGAAAGCTCTCCACTGCCATGGCCCTCATCGGTGGTCCTCCTGTGGTCTTCCTG GACGAGCCCACGACTGGTATGGACCCCAAGGCCCGGCGGGCTCTCTGGAATTGCATCCTCAGCATCATTAAAGAGGGACGGTCTGTAGTGCTGACCTCACACAG taTGGAAGAGTGTGAGGCCTTGTGCACCCGCATGGCCATCATGGTCAACGGCAGATTCCGTTGCCTTGGCAGCGTGCAGCACTTAAAGAACAG GTTTGGAGACGGGTACACCATCATCCTGCGGGTGGCGGGCCCCGACCCCGACCTGGGCCGCGTGATGGAGTTCATCGAGCGCGAGCTGCCGGGCAGCACGCTGAAAGAGAAGCACAGGAACATGCTGCAGTACCAGTTGCCTTCATCTCTCACCTCGCTGGCACGCATTTTCAGCTTGCTCGCCAACAACAAAGGTCACCTGCGCATCGAGGACTACTCTGTCTCACAGACAACGTTAGACCAA GTATTTGTTAACTTTGCCAAGGACCAAAGTGACGAGGACCACTTAAAAGACATTTCCATAAACAAGACAGATGCAGTGGTAGACTTCTCTCAACTTGATGCCTTTCTGGAGGATGCAAAAGCAAAGGAGACCATTGTGTGA